The Daphnia magna isolate NIES unplaced genomic scaffold, ASM2063170v1.1 Dm_contigs446, whole genome shotgun sequence genome has a window encoding:
- the LOC123468853 gene encoding uncharacterized protein LOC123468853, which produces MVKTFVLPALEKAWGKYKNNPAPTPNITSGLSSTCHGTKDTELNAYLSDLYSVKKRARLEDKLEDYLAEPREPSDASYDNLS; this is translated from the exons ATGGTTAAAACCTTTGTCCTGCCAGC tcTGGAGAAAGCCTggggaaaatacaaaaataaccCTGCTCCTACGCCTAATATCACCAGTGGACTATCTTCGACTTGTCATGGCACCAAGGATACAGAACTGAACGCATACCTTTCTGACCTATATTCGGTGAAAAAACGAGCTCGGCTTGAAGACAAACTTGAGGACTATCTTGCTGAACCTCGCGAGCCATCAGATGCAAGTTATGACAACCTGTCATAA